Proteins encoded together in one Myxococcus stipitatus window:
- a CDS encoding methanobactin export MATE transporter MbnM: protein MVRAWTTAALLGALVLAGCGGDGEGAKPPPPYAWSLPTGFPEPYVPEDNLMSVEKVELGRHLFYDKRLSGNGTMSCESCHEQARAFSDGKATPVGSTGDPVARNAPGLANVAYLGTYTWANPLLETLEEQVLVPLFNEHPTELGALELDEVLQRLRDDPKYPALFQAAFPGAADPVSKGSIVKALASFQRTLLSGSAPYDRYLQGDSAALSPEAKRGMELFFGERAECYHCHSGRHLSNSFRSKDSSFPNMQFFNTGLYDVDGRGAYPPDNTGLFEFTQQATDQGRFRVPQLRNVELTAPYMHDGSIPTLEAVIDHYMAGGRNVVEGPFAGDGRANPNKDPLVRPFELSESERADLVAFLKSLTDLEFTRDARFANPWK, encoded by the coding sequence ATGGTCCGCGCATGGACGACGGCGGCCCTGCTGGGCGCGCTGGTGCTGGCGGGTTGTGGCGGGGACGGGGAGGGCGCGAAGCCTCCGCCGCCCTATGCATGGAGCCTGCCCACGGGCTTCCCGGAGCCCTACGTGCCCGAGGACAACCTCATGTCCGTGGAGAAGGTGGAGCTGGGGCGCCACCTCTTCTACGACAAGCGGTTGTCGGGCAACGGCACCATGTCGTGCGAGAGCTGTCACGAGCAGGCGCGGGCCTTCTCGGACGGGAAGGCCACGCCGGTGGGGTCCACGGGCGACCCCGTCGCGCGCAACGCGCCGGGGTTGGCGAACGTGGCCTACCTGGGCACGTACACCTGGGCCAACCCGCTGCTGGAGACGCTGGAGGAGCAGGTCCTGGTGCCGCTGTTCAACGAGCACCCCACGGAGCTGGGCGCGCTCGAGCTGGACGAGGTGCTCCAGCGGCTGCGTGACGACCCGAAGTACCCGGCGCTCTTCCAGGCCGCCTTCCCCGGAGCCGCGGACCCGGTGAGCAAGGGCTCCATCGTGAAGGCGCTGGCGTCGTTCCAGCGCACGCTGCTGTCGGGGAGCGCGCCCTACGACCGCTACCTCCAGGGCGACAGCGCGGCGCTGTCCCCCGAGGCGAAGCGGGGCATGGAGCTGTTCTTCGGGGAGCGGGCGGAGTGCTACCACTGTCACAGCGGGCGGCACCTGTCGAACTCGTTCCGCTCGAAGGACTCGAGCTTCCCCAACATGCAGTTCTTCAACACGGGCCTGTACGACGTGGACGGGCGCGGCGCGTACCCGCCGGACAACACGGGCCTGTTCGAATTCACCCAGCAGGCGACGGACCAGGGGCGCTTCCGGGTGCCGCAGCTGCGCAACGTGGAGCTGACGGCGCCGTACATGCACGACGGCAGCATCCCCACGCTGGAGGCCGTCATCGACCACTACATGGCCGGTGGGCGCAACGTGGTGGAGGGGCCGTTCGCGGGAGACGGGCGCGCCAACCCCAACAAGGACCCGCTGGTGCGGCCGTTCGAACTGTCGGAGTCGGAGCGCGCGGACCTGGTCGCGTTCCTGAAGAGCCTCACGGACCTGGAGTTCACCCGGGACGCGCGCTTCGCCAACCCCTGGAAGTGA